From Aspergillus fumigatus Af293 chromosome 3, whole genome shotgun sequence, a single genomic window includes:
- a CDS encoding transcription factor IIF subunit TFG1 — translation MTLPANDANSQTHTSANKAPPMRFRRPKIADPLVRPKKRVIARPAATSAPSVGIAAKPTTRPVISNVTPATQADKAAPGAPQNDFSVNGFSGPLLSETYVDYPIVITKRSLRVGLKHHIARFASKKTIDPRDESQFTRPVRLQRRDPRAKTQELNQDKGQAQKLTPQSSLQLGDAEREELEARKAAREKERAENLAQIAPSMGSAPKRSNIPKQRTQQVSKTDMTPEEVARARIKYEEALPWHLEDFDNKNIWVGNYEAALSETHAVFIPENGRMRMIPVEKWYKFGAKNQFRALTIEEAERFMAKKIKDPRWFMEKQQEQAQRKELEQFARQRKVYAGKQGTPAGVDGLEADEMDFEEDRFADDEEHDDLFNEDEETKAAEKRIKQDQLKANVFDLKDEKDYEEEELREKREREARRILGKKVRKALKKREKNYDYSSGSDANPYSDDESSDDSEAERLREEERKAEEDKNKKDSAPSTRGNVTPSGRPKHTEPLKKGPGAASRKRLGSPNVSDASGTDTSRKKAKSKHSSQPTPQPTSRALSPTAPPGQVGKKRIRNVAGAGSVSDADGGAASGGEMSESGKIKKLKLNPPAATSQGGTPQGSRAGSPTPIGSKGLAASRASSPESLRGQARIATPVPSGTLSFPTPAEIHAAIPQTGILSSDLLKIFRPRIGESKENHRKFIAIVKDVGVYGKEDRLLRPGVLKDGQDK, via the exons ATGACTTTACCTGCCAATGATGCAAACTCACAAACTCATACAAGCGCTAACAAAGCTCCTCCGATGCGATTTCGCCGTCCTAAAATTGCAGACCCTTTAGTCAGGCCAAAAAAGAGGGTTATAGCACGACCAGCAGCCACTTCAGCTCCTTCTGTTGGTATAGCCGCAAAACCAACAACTCGTCCAGTAATTTCCAACGTCACCCCCGCGACTCAAGCCGACAAAGCTGCCCCAGGCGCCCCCCAAAATGATTTCTCAGTGAATGGTTTCAGCGGTCCTTTACTGTCTGAGACTTATGTGGATTATCCCATAGTGATCACGAAGCGATCGTTGCGAGTAGGCTTGAAACATCACATCGCTCGCTTCGCGTCCAAGAAGACTATCGATCCTCGTGATGAGTCTCAATTCACTCGACCTGTCAGACTTCAACGTCGAGACCCTAGAGCAAAGACACAAGAGTTGAATCAGGACAAAGGCCAAGCACAGAAGTTGACGCCTCAATCTAGTCTCCAATTAGGCGATGCCGAGAGGGAGGAGCTTGAAGCTAGAAAGGCCGCGAGAGAAAAAGAGCGTGCTGAGAATTTGGCCCAAATAGCCCCTTCCATGGGGTCAGCACCCAAGCGGTCCAATATTCCGAAACAAAGGACGCAGCAAGTGTCGAAGACAGACATGACACCTGAAGAGGTTGCCAGAGCACGAATTAAATACGAAGAGGCTTTACCCTGGCATCTCGAGGACTTTGACAACAAGAATATCTGGGTGGGAAACTACGAAGCCGCCCTTTCCGAAACACATGCCGTATTCATACCTGAGAATGGtaggatgaggatgataccAGTAGAGAAGTGGTATAAATTTGGTGCCAAGAACCAATTCAGAGCTCTTACCATTGAAGAAGCGGAGAGATTTATGGCAAAGAAAATCAAAGATCCCAGGTGGTTCATGGAAaagcaacaagagcaagCACAGCGTAAGGAATTGGAACAGTTCGCAAGACAACGGAAGGTTTACGCTGGTAAACAAGGCACCCCAGCAGGTGTTGACGGTCTGGAAGCCGATGAAATggattttgaagaagatcggtttgcggatgatgaagagcacGATGATCTTTTCaacgaagacgaggagaccAAGGCAGCGGAAAAGCGGATCAAACAGGATCAGCTGAAGGCAAATGTCTTCGATTTGAAGGATGAAAAGGATtacgaagaagaggagctcaGGGAAAAGAGGGAACGGGAAGCTCGCCGAATACTGGGCAAGAAGGTCCGCAAAGCCCTCAAGAAACGAGAGAAGAATTACGACTATAGCAGTGGCTCTGATGCCAACCCCTACTCTGATGATGAG AGCTCTGATGATAGCGAAGCTGAACGATTACGGGAAGAGGAGCGAAAAGCTGAAGAGGACAAAAATAAGAAGGATTCGGCTCCCTCGACAAGGGGAAATGTTACCCCATCTGGCCGTCCGAAGCACACTGAACCTTTGAAGAAGGGCCCAGGTGCAGCGTCACGGAAACGGCTTGGGTCTCCAAACGTATCAGATGCAAGTGGCACAGATACCTCTCGCAAAAAGGCAAAGAGCAAGCATTCTTCTCAGCCTACGCCGCAGCCAACTTCTCGTGCCCTTTCGCCAACTGCGCCTCCAGGACAG GTTGGTAAGAAACGCATCCGGAACGTCGCAGGGGCGGGATCGGTTAGCGATGCTGATGGGGGAGCCGCCTCTGGAGGGGAGATGAGTGAAAGCGGAAAAATCAAGAAATTGAAGCTTAACCCACCTGCAGCTACATCACAAGGCGGAACTCCTCAAGGATCCAGGGCAGGCAGTCCAACTCCTATAGGCAGTAAGGGTCTCGCCGCAAGTCGTGCTAGCAGTCCCGAGTCACTGAGGG GGCAAGCTCGCATCGCTACACCGGTACCTTCGGGGACTCTAAGCTTCCCGACTCCAGCAGAAATCCATGCCGCTATACCTCAAACTGGTATACTAAGCAGTGATCTTCTAAAAATTTTTCGGCCTCGCATAGGCGAGTCGAAGGAGAATCACCGCAAGTTCATTGCAATAGTCAAGGATGTCGGGGTGTACGGGAAAGAGGACCGGCTATTGCGACCAGGTGTACTAAAGGATGGTCAGGATAAATGA